gaataaattataaatgtataaatttcaagccataaaaaaaacttgtcaaacttttttactgttaaagattttcttaaGAAGGCAATAAAAAATCAtctcaaatctttaaaaatatatctttttaaaaatatatctttttaaaaatatattattactgaAATAAGTTAGTTTTGTATAAAAcagtactaaaaaaataaattaaaaaaaaaacataaaaaatttactgattttttcaaaaaccatgGTGCCTCTTCACGGTAGGGGGTGCCATGACCCTACTTAAATTTTTGATAGTATGCTGGATCAAGAAGCAGTAAATCTAGATAacatatgaaatttaataagtttggtATTAAGTTTACTgttcgtttttttgttttttttttaatttaatcttactTGTTTGGTCCATACATtgtgattgtttttttatgataatgtttttgttatcaattctattttaaattgtttttatactgttcaaagtctttaaatattgtattttttgtgttttactatcattttttaaagtatcatgttaagtaaaaacaattactaaaagtaatattCTAATAGTTATAAGTTACCATACAACAgcaatttaaactttaaatcaaattgATTAAGTGGTTTTTAAGAAAGCTCAATTTATAATCGTCTTAAGGAAGggaaaatttatatgtatattgtgTCATATACAAGtactaatttgttttaaaatttaaaaaaaatgtttatgtcgtcataatttttttgtcccTATAAAtctgttttgtaaaattttccTATGAAAGTGGCAAACTAAAGGCGTGCATGTGTGTATCTTTGAATCAATACTAATTTAATGTTCTTATgcttaatattttatattttatattatgactCTTTCCTCAATTAAATTGTTGGTTATCATAACAAGTGAATGACATGGTTTAGATTTAAATggccatggcgcagtggttaaaACGCTTGCTTAAGAAGCAAGAGATTCACGGTTTGAAGTAAGCTCTAGGAATATTTTGCGCCATCTGAGGCTTGAACTTCCTAGTCAAATCCTCTTCTGccgtgctctgtgacaagactgttAGGTCTTCTTTATGCacctaaagcaaaaaatttaaaaaaaaaaagatttttatgttgTCAGTAATTGTGTCAAACATTTAGATTACAGTATGCattagaaattttgtttatttttatttttcagttatatGTTTATCAGTTGTTCCGCGCTTTAGCTTACATACATTCTCTTGGTGTCTGTCATAGAGATATAAAACCTCAAAATTTATTGCTTAATCCAGATTCAGGCGTTCTCCAGTTATGTGACTTTGGAaggtaaattttgatttttgtttaaatcttgTTATTTCTCTGCATCAGTTAAATGATTTATATCCTTTTTTGTAGTGCAAAAGTTTTGATACCTGGAGAGCCCAATGTAGCATATATTTGTTCAAGATATTACAGAGCACCAGAGCTTATCTTTGGAGCCACTGATTATACAGTAAATATAGGTAAATtgaatatctatatatttaacatatttaaacagGACAGTTCAGTAATAAATACTGCTGTTGATGTATGTTgtaaatagaaattaaatattaaataatgaatttatacaaagaaaaatacactttgttgtttttattgaaactcgctattattttttagtctttaaaataaattttgttgacaatttcttttaaaatataaacaaattaatttaaaattgttcaaaaagaaactttttatattaataaaaagtttgctttttgtttgtttttattttttgttttagtgtaCTTTAGTGTTTAGTatgtaagtttttaatttataaaagtttttttatttcaataattaaggaatacttttttaaaaaatatgttttaaaaaaatgtatatttttaaatttttttttttagtatcacACTTAACTTTTTCTGTGTAGCGCCCTTGTTCATCAACGCTTGTGTTTCCGATTTTAGAGTTAATTGAGGgtagtaaatacaaaaaaaaaagtcaaaattttgaaaaaaattataataacctATTCGAATGTAGTGGCCCTCTTGGCCTTTGGGATGTGAattcaatcaataaaaaaattatgctcattgaaataaaaacttcaagtatgcattttggtttgtttttaaGCAAACagaaatttacataaatagaggtgataataaaatttaaaagttcctTATAATTGATGGAGAAATAGTTCCATGAACCTCTGCTAAAAcagagcatatatatatatatatatatatatatatatatatatatatatatatatatatatatatatatatatatatatatatatatatatatatatatatatatagatgtatgtgtgtatatatatatatatatatatacacacacacacacacacacacacacacacacacacacacacacacacacacacacctacatataattatataaatatatttatatgtatctatatatgtatataatcaTTGACACTAGAGTCGTTCAGtatgatgagcattaaagtcattaaaaaacagTATTGGCAAATGGATAAAGAATTAGGGCTGGGTTAATTTGTTTAGAAGCAGCATCGAAAAGAGCACACTTTTATGAAAGGAGAtgaataaaaagcaaaatggTTTCACAGTAGgaaatagcataaaaaatacTTAGGCTTGATTCAAATTAGAGTTAATAACAAACGCTATGTGACTAAGGGAGTTTTTACAAATCAAAGGACTATAGCTATTAACATGCTAtccaaatataattttaataaccaTAATAATTTTGCTCTTAAcagtatttgtattataaaaaatttgtttttttaatttgttttagatACATGGTCAGCCGGTTGTGTCTTAGCTGAGTTGTTACTAGGCCAACCTATTTTTCCTGGTGATAGTGGTGTTGATCAATTAGTCGAAATTATCAAAGTTCTTGGTACTCCCACCAGAGAACAGATTCGTGAAATGAATCAACATTATACAGAATTCCGTTTTCCTCAAATAAAACCCCATCCTTGGTCCCGGGttagatgttaatttttttaatttttatttgtatttttttttttgtaattttatttgtaatcactattttttattattattttttattgatttttgtttattagataTTGAttcaaagtttatattttgaattttatttaaaacaaaggtTTTTCGCGCAAAAACGCCAAGCGATGCTATTAGCTTGACTTCACAATTATTGGAGTACACTCCAAGCAGTCGGTGTTCTCCATTAGAAGCTTGTGCTCATCCTTTTTTTGACGAATTGCGCGTTGAAGGAGTAAGATTACCAAATAACAAAGAAATGCCTAAGCTGTTTAACTTTTCGGCGCAAGGTTAGAGAATAtctgtttttttcttaatcttctacttaattttttttttttttaatttgaactttttttttttgtagaattatCTTCAAAACCGAGTTTACAGTCCATACTTATTCCCGACTTTGTAAAGAAACATCAGAGTAGCACAAGTCTGGCAAGCTCCTCTTCTACCATTTCTAATCAAGTAAATACTACGGACTCTAATAAGACATCAATCAATATTTCAACAGAagcttcttaatttttttattaaattataaaatgaattgGCAGAGCGTTTGTGGTACCTGTAAATTAGAGCCGCCCAACGATCTCTGTCatgttaatatatttgtttttatgtttggATGCCGAACAGGGATTTGCAAtgttttaataagattattgTATAAGATGGATACGCGCTGTggatatttaatattttttaatcgtCGTTGTAATGTGTAaacctcttcttttttttgtactCGAAatccttatttattttttcttcaattttgttacaaataattttaatttattttaaagtctgctcttaatttactttaaagtcTGCTCTTTAATAACGACGATAAACGCAATCAGTATTTGTGTGTTTGTTTTCTCATCAGCTAACCGAAACCAATCGTTTAGGGTTTGCTTCATAAGATCGATTACTTTctttaaagagttttaaaattttttctcaaaaatcttGAACCTGGCtggtggaagaaaaaaaagttatttatcggTCTCtgcgaatttttttttgtgtttgttttaatatggtgttttgttttactttttattattgttgtcgACTCGGTTCAACCTAATATGCTGAGCCTAAACGCATGGTTTCatttgaaattgatttttatcgccgcttttgtttttaataaattaaagatatttttcttaaatttgctTTGTAAATTGTTTCGCTCAGATCTTTCTCTAAAGGTTTTTggctttaaaaacattaatgtttttagtttatctgaAATGAAATTGTTGTATATaagtatgatataaaaaaacgtttaaaatattttctcgtgcttttttaaataaaattacaattttatgaGTCCACAACACAATTAAGTCCAAAAGTAGATTAAAAAATTGGACCACCTTTAAATAAGCACTGGCGAAtcgtgtttaaaaaaaacgaattaTTCGTTAAGCGAATATAATTTgcctaaaattatataaaagaaagcaaatactagcatttttctaattttaaatagataatTTGAAAATTGTGTCTGACGGAATTTTGGTGTAAATGTGCGGTGAAACAAATTACGAATTTGaactaattaattaaacatCAATTCGCCAATCGCGTGAATGCAGGGCGTTagtatttttaactatatttatataattcatttaactatattatattatacgtAACGACCTATGTAATAATGAAACGGATCGTCAATTATTATgcattgaataaataaatttgaaaaaaacgtAATTACAAATACAATTTATTGACCACCTGGTAATTTaagaaaagttttgaaattcatTTTAGACATTTCTAAAGAGATTACAAATTTAAGGAAACATTTAATTGATGGGGTTTTTTAATCTCAAACTGATCAACTATGCTTCAAAGAATAATGCAAAGAATTTAGTAAATACTCTTCGCTTTTTTTCTTGGCAATAATCATATTAACATAGcaaaaaatctaatataaagCGTGTACACAAAATACATGTGAAAGAATACgtcattttttttagtagttgtattaaaatctttttaattgttttgtattttgtttacaacgcgttgtggtttcaaaaaaataagttagtttttggatttaatttgaaattagttttaaaattgacaaaagAAGAAGACGTAGGAGAAAAAATTATGTACACATATTTACAAAATCCTAAGAGTAGTTACAATTCGATTGCAAAATCGTTGCAAATACATCCATACGCCGTGAGTCGTGTTATTCAAcgtttttctcaaacaaaatcGATCAAGCGCAAATCTGGTGGTGGAAAAAAGGAAGGTTTTAAAGTTAGAAAACTGGTTAacagttttaagaaaaatcaaagcCTTTCACTAAGGGAACGCGCAAAAATATATggattttttcatagttttgttgCAAAAGTTAGAAACAAACATGGTTTTCATTCTTTCAAAGCACAAAAAGTGCTCAACCGTTCTGAAACTCAACGAAAAAAGTGCAAGAACCCGCGGCAGAAAGTtgtatgacaattttatttctaaaaatttctgtATTATTGAAGACGATGAAACTTATATCAAGTACGATCATTAACAAATTCCTGGTGCTGTTTATTATATTGCCAAGTATAGAGGAAAAgcagataagaaatttaaatacacaaaatatGACAAGTTCGCTAAAAAAGCTTTGATTTGGCAAGCTATTTGCAGTTGTGGCAAAAAATTAGCACCTTATATTTCTCAGTCCACACTTTCTGGTCAGatatatggtaaaaaaattttcacaaaaacgCCTTTTACCTCTCATTAAATCACACAATAACAGACCTGTGTTCTAGCCTGATTTAGCTTCAATTCATTATTGTAAACTAGCTACGGAACGgtataaaaagaataatgtgaaaattgtgcctaaaacagaaaattaattttttttaatgtttgatcttcttatattattgtattaaaatcaTTACttggttcaaaataaaaattgagaaGTActcttttttagttgtttttctactttcacatttatttcgtgtACACGCTTTAATCAACAAATAAGTTTTCTCTACTTAATAACATCATAACTAACAGTTTTCATAATAATCCTCTTTACACCGATTTAGACCAGTTTGTCGGATCATTTTCCTACACTACACTAGCCATTCCAGacgatttttttgaattttttgtagtgcaacaattgataattttttgacgTAGGGTATAGGGCTTAAGCATGGAAAATTTGCAGTGTtatggaaaaaatgaaaaaattaaagaattatacATTCActttcagttttattttcacaacTTAACCAAAACAAacgcaaaaatcaaaacaaaaacatcataAAATACGCGAAGTATGAAAGGCATTATACACACAACTTATATATGCAAATCCTTAGTActaatttttcaagaaaacataaataaataactgttttaaaatgaGGAAAGGCTGTAGTTGCCATTTGCACCTGGAGTCTTTCAAAAAACACTTTCTTTTCTATATAAATCAACCTAGAAGTTTTTAAACGCTGAgagctaaaatattttgtatgaaTGTTCAAAAGACTCCACATTCCATTAGATTCCTTatctcttttttaatatatacagaaaattttataaaaattggatGTTTTTTAGTACTAAGGAAACCTTACCTCCAAAAGTTTCGTTCTAAAAAAACGTTCccgctttaagtttttttctcaaaagtgGTCTTAGAATATGGATAATATTTAAGTGAAGCCATAAAAACCATAGTACTTTCTATATATGGCTGAAAAGAACTTGAGTAACACTAACTGATGCAAAAAACCTCAAGGTGCTTCCTTAACTatacaaaaagatataagagagtaaagtttataaaaattacgtgTTTTTTGTTAAACGTCAAATATTTTTCGTTGAGCCGTGGAGTCGCTAACTACACACGGCAGATCATTGAAAACTccgtaaaaaaatttaaaatttgcgTTGGCTGTGATCTGGTACTGCAATCAAATAAGGCTCTTAATGCATAAGTTTCCtacaatataatatttgcaAACGATGTAAAATAGGGTTTCCagataaaaagtatatatatactaagtcACTTCAAACTCCCTAGATGTCTAAAAGcttattaaaatcttcaaaaaagaaagaaaagtaataattttttacacatttaaaaCTGAGCGAGTTGAGAACTGAACTTAGTGAActcaagattaaaaatatgtaaaaattatatttttaatcttgagTTCGAATTTATATTTGATGTAATTGAACCTACTTTATTTCTTCGTTTTGATCTTTTATTAATAACAGGTATCGTTCTTGAAAAACTCAAAACTACCCGCATAACTAccccaattttttaatttggagataagtaaagataaatattttaagatacaAGCCTACATCAATCCTTCTTTGTTTTTCATCTCAAGGTGTTTTGATTACTCAGTTGGTTAGAGCATCAAACGAAAAGTTAAAACCCAGACTGTAGTaagatacgagttcaaatcctgccaccgccaactcagcgcttgagtagtacttcgaacgaaaaatgttggtcaataacggactcTACTTTGGATTAGTAATAATgtctatttgtggctgttcctatacTAAGCCCACAATTATCAATCGAtctaagaacattgtatagtaaaaatatagcacgaaaattcaaataaataaaataaaatagttaacgaTCAgttatgtaaaatgtaaaagttaagTCGGATCATGAATACAATGTCATGAAACGGCTTCCCAGTTGGTTTGACTAACCGTAATATTGCACTTTCTAAGATCGTGTGCAATTCCTGTCCGCTTTCTGTATGCTATCTATCTAACACGACTTCTTCTATCTTTCGCTCTAATATGtcttcgttcttcccaaactcactttactcttggtccgcaTGGCATGTAATGATACTCCTTTGGTCCGCAAGGCAAGTAATGATACTCCTTCGGGAGCTGAACTTGTCTTTGCGAGctttggtaatgtggcctccaTAAGGCAATTAGCTGgcggaggataaaccacaaatCCATCAGTTATGTAAAATTAATGAGAGGTTTGTACGTAATAACCTTTTACTAAATCcggttaaaaatatatatatacttttacaaaactctcaaaaattattgcaataatgtttAGGATTAAACTTTTACCAAAAACAACatctctgaaaaaattatatttcgccTTTATTCACAATTATTTCTCTTAATTTTGCGTGGGCTAGTAACTATTCATACAAATCTAAAGAAACTccacaactaaaaaaaaaaaatgcgtgtAGAGGCGACATACATGGAGGCGACAGAAATATTCTATGCAACCCGATTCTTGCTTTAAATGTGCATAAATTCAACTTAtaccaagttttattgtttatgtttaaaacaaaaatgggatAGTCtccaaaaaatttcttaataacttttagtaaaattaatcatctcaacaaagttttcaggtAACAACTTTGTTGTtccaaaatatcttaaaattaatttcatactCAATTAAACACCGCGGACCTCTGTGAAAtatttgtggaaaaaaattCCAGATTGtgttaacaaaaagaaaactacaTCATAGCAATTTAAGAAtgaatcaaaacaattatttttgctcGTAGATCtcaaaatatctgaaaaaaacataaattgttgATCAGTAATAATGTTAATTATGACAcagacttattttttttattcaagaatttttgtttatatatttcataaaagttttgGTAGTTGTAAGTACTATAGCTTTCAAATACTTAATTGCTTAGCactttcttgaatattttttatttcttatctatttttattttcgtcTTTTTTTTCCCTagtactaggaaaaaaaaggttgtttcaAATAATCCGATAAAACTAGTTTTGACggattatttgaaataatattgtTCCTggcatttaaagtttaattgaaatttaaactttaaatctcAAGAACAAGATTAAAgcaattaaagttatatatatatgtttatatatatatatatatatatatatatatatatatatatatatatatatatatatatatatatatatatatatatatatatatatatatatatatatatatatatatatatatatatataaatatatatatatatgtatgtatgtatgtatgtatgtatatatatatatatatatatatatatatatatatatatatatatatatatatatatatatatatatatatatatgtatatgtatattgcTACAATACCAAaatgtataattaaaatttacatggCCGtagcaataaaataacaataatagttttATCACTAAACCCCGtagtttccatattttttttagattacaagcagttatttttttaatcttatataattctttttttataataccgttaaaaattatttgaaataggtttaaaattaacaaaattcaaaaagcaaaaaaatatgacaatttaataaaagacaataaaaaacaagatgTACACATACACACGCGCGCGCGCACGCACGCACacgtaaattaaatataagaaaaatatagtttaaaataaaaagttataaaaagaacttgttaaattaataattgttaatagcattaaaattttttttcactgttttaaattataataacaaaaacataaaaaaacaaaaagaaacaaaaaaaaaacataaaaaaacaaaccaggATGCTTGTTCGCATAAAggaattaaataaacaaataaaaaaaaaaaaaaatcaatataaaatattattaaaaaaaaaattaaaaacaaaaaaaaatgtatatataaaaacgaaacaaaaaaataataataataataataaagagaaTAAGATTATCTAAGATATTtagaaataacttttaatttattttcaatagtaaGAAGTtccttaagttttattttaaatttgtgaaaaGAAGAGTTTTGCTGTCGTTATTAAGTTTAGAATTCCATAATTTGGGTCCCCTATTTGCAATAGAGAATTTAGTGGCCGTATAATCGGTTTTGGGTTGAATGTAGTTCTGATTTAAAAATCTAGTAGAGTAAACatgatttcttttgttaaaaagggttttaaatattaaaggagtcatttttttatcaattttgtaCATAAAAGTGATCAATGTTTAGTTGAGTATATTTAGTTTACTAAATAAATCTTTTGAGGGCGTTAAACTATTTATGTTTGAATTAATTCGCATAGCATGTTTTTGTCTACtgagtagtttttttattatggttgcGTTAGTGCTTTACCAAATAATGTTCCCATAATTAAGGTAGCTGTGAATAATAGAaaagcatattatttttaaacatttgtggtttaaaaaccttttagttttatataataagccaatat
This genomic interval from Hydra vulgaris chromosome 01, alternate assembly HydraT2T_AEP contains the following:
- the LOC100203080 gene encoding glycogen synthase kinase-3 beta-like, whose product is MSGGRVRTTTLVDTGKNMSPSNNGGIRITRDKDGSKVTSVLATTASYPDQTEEISYCDTKVIGNGSFGVVYQAKIVDSTDMIAIKKVLQDKRFKNRELQIWRKLDHCNIAKLRHFFYTNGEKKDEVYLNLVMDYMPETVYRVARHYTKNRQTIPIIYIKLYVYQLFRALAYIHSLGVCHRDIKPQNLLLNPDSGVLQLCDFGSAKVLIPGEPNVAYICSRYYRAPELIFGATDYTVNIDTWSAGCVLAELLLGQPIFPGDSGVDQLVEIIKVLGTPTREQIREMNQHYTEFRFPQIKPHPWSRVFRAKTPSDAISLTSQLLEYTPSSRCSPLEACAHPFFDELRVEGVRLPNNKEMPKLFNFSAQELSSKPSLQSILIPDFVKKHQSSTSLASSSSTISNQVNTTDSNKTSINISTEAS